In Agrobacterium tumefaciens, a single genomic region encodes these proteins:
- a CDS encoding VOC family protein — MRYLHTMVRVKDLGESLKFYVDLLGLAEIRRIENEKGRFTLVFLAARDDVAAAKENKAPCLELTYNWDTEDYTGGRNFGHLAYEVDNIYDFCARLQQNGIVINRPPRDGHMAFVRSPDGISFEILQKGESLAPAEPWISMQNTGSW; from the coding sequence ATGCGGTATCTGCACACGATGGTTCGCGTCAAAGACCTTGGCGAATCACTGAAATTCTATGTCGATCTCCTTGGTCTTGCGGAAATACGCCGAATCGAAAACGAAAAAGGCCGATTCACGCTGGTGTTTCTTGCCGCCCGCGACGACGTTGCCGCGGCGAAGGAAAACAAGGCGCCGTGTCTGGAGCTGACCTATAACTGGGATACGGAGGATTATACCGGCGGCCGCAATTTTGGCCATCTCGCTTATGAGGTCGACAATATCTACGACTTCTGCGCGCGCCTTCAGCAGAACGGCATCGTCATCAACCGGCCGCCGCGTGATGGGCACATGGCTTTCGTTCGCTCGCCTGACGGTATTTCCTTCGAAATTCTGCAGAAGGGCGAAAGCCTCGCACCAGCCGAACCGTGGATATCTATGCAGAATACCGGTTCCTGGTAG
- a CDS encoding cold-shock protein produces the protein MADRMSSKTIVDVEDLSGDAVDLTEITGVVKWFDVAKGFGFIVPDSGAQDVLLHVSCLRRDGYQTILEGTRIVALIQRRDRGFQVFRILSMDQSTAVHPSQLPPVRTHVQVTPSSGLERAIVKWFNRTKGFGFLTRGEGTEDIFVHMETLRRFGLTELRPGQVVLVRYGDGDKGLMAAEIHPDNPVSIGMSH, from the coding sequence ATGGCTGATAGGATGTCATCGAAAACGATAGTCGATGTCGAGGACCTTTCGGGCGATGCCGTGGACCTGACCGAAATCACCGGCGTCGTGAAATGGTTCGACGTCGCCAAGGGTTTCGGCTTCATCGTGCCCGATAGTGGCGCGCAGGATGTGCTGCTACACGTCTCGTGCCTGCGCCGCGACGGTTACCAGACCATCCTTGAAGGCACCCGCATCGTCGCCCTCATCCAGCGACGCGACCGCGGTTTTCAGGTTTTCCGCATCCTTTCCATGGATCAGTCGACCGCGGTTCACCCCTCGCAACTGCCGCCGGTGCGCACCCATGTGCAGGTGACGCCATCCAGCGGGCTTGAGCGCGCCATCGTCAAGTGGTTCAACCGCACCAAGGGTTTCGGCTTCCTGACGCGCGGCGAAGGCACGGAAGATATTTTCGTGCATATGGAAACGCTGCGCCGTTTCGGCCTGACGGAACTGCGCCCGGGCCAGGTGGTACTGGTGCGTTACGGCGATGGCGACAAAGGCCTGATGGCTGCGGAGATCCATCCCGATAATCCGGTTTCCATCGGGATGTCGCATTGA
- a CDS encoding DUF192 domain-containing protein: MSGLRLMVKSAIMALLFFTLAGAAQSQERLTFTSEPLIIETASGKTQNFVAELALDDAQRSQGLMFRKSMPPENGMLFDFGETRAVAMWMRNTLIPLDMLFIAGDGRITHIHENAVPHSEAIISSRGSVKFVLELNGGAAKRYGIKPGDMVRSAQIGNRK, encoded by the coding sequence ATGTCCGGCCTGCGTCTCATGGTGAAAAGCGCCATTATGGCGCTTCTTTTTTTCACGCTTGCCGGCGCCGCCCAGTCTCAGGAACGCCTGACATTTACCTCAGAGCCGCTGATCATTGAGACGGCCTCGGGCAAAACCCAGAACTTCGTTGCCGAACTGGCGCTGGACGATGCCCAACGCTCGCAGGGCCTGATGTTCCGCAAGTCCATGCCGCCAGAAAACGGCATGCTGTTCGATTTCGGTGAGACACGCGCCGTCGCCATGTGGATGCGCAACACCCTCATCCCGCTCGACATGCTGTTCATCGCCGGTGACGGCCGAATCACCCATATCCATGAGAATGCGGTTCCGCATTCGGAAGCGATCATCAGCTCCCGCGGGTCTGTGAAATTTGTGCTTGAGTTGAATGGCGGCGCCGCGAAACGTTATGGCATCAAGCCCGGCGATATGGTCCGCAGCGCGCAGATCGGCAACCGAAAATAA
- a CDS encoding BON domain-containing protein: MFNLSGIQESFFGDRMAGVCQAITSALAFESGLEKSRISATVENDVIYLEGTADSVEAIDIAINLAASISNCRILSHIEPVY; the protein is encoded by the coding sequence ATGTTCAATTTGTCAGGCATTCAGGAAAGCTTCTTCGGAGACCGCATGGCCGGCGTGTGCCAGGCGATCACCTCGGCGCTGGCCTTCGAATCGGGTCTCGAAAAGTCGCGTATTTCCGCAACTGTCGAAAATGATGTGATTTATCTGGAAGGCACGGCCGATTCGGTCGAAGCGATCGATATCGCCATCAATCTTGCCGCTTCCATCTCCAATTGCCGGATTTTGAGCCATATCGAGCCGGTTTACTGA
- a CDS encoding DUF982 domain-containing protein, translating to MLINRTEPCHHASWMKPVAIHLPLCVAVEIYSPLVALDMLMYRWPEEHGPEYEEARRNCLNAIAGKCDIEIARESFLVASSHAHILNVH from the coding sequence ATGCTGATAAACAGAACGGAGCCGTGTCACCACGCCTCGTGGATGAAACCGGTGGCGATCCACCTGCCGCTTTGCGTCGCCGTTGAAATCTACAGCCCGCTGGTGGCGCTCGACATGCTGATGTACCGCTGGCCCGAGGAACATGGACCTGAATATGAAGAGGCACGCAGAAACTGCCTCAATGCCATTGCCGGCAAATGCGACATCGAGATAGCACGGGAATCGTTTCTCGTTGCAAGCAGTCATGCCCATATCCTGAACGTCCACTAG
- a CDS encoding ceramide glucosyltransferase: MEIVFALCAILLLAFNLLGIVLAGWRLTRRDAENDLVRQKPPVSLVVPLRGVENFTPLTLSRAFELDWPDYELLFCIADEFDPVITEVRKAAAAFPSVPMQLLIGDDRVSANPKLNNCVKGWRAAGHEWVILADSNVLMPKSYITTMMSAWRPDSGLVCSPPLGSRPVGFWANVECAFLNGSQGRWQYAAEAIGIGFAQGKSMLWNKPFLEERGGIRALAAEIAEDAASTKLVRSAGRKVHLVSAPFEQPLGQRHAGEIWSRQTRWARLRRVTFPQYFAPEILTGALPPLLFALAAAAMMDVNLAATASAVLALMYGPELALAALNGWPVSLYTLPAMIARDMIMPVVWTRSWIGSAVAWRGNVMTIGTAESTLAGPAAD, translated from the coding sequence ATGGAAATCGTCTTTGCCCTTTGCGCAATTCTGCTCCTCGCCTTCAATCTTCTCGGCATCGTTCTCGCCGGCTGGCGACTGACGAGGCGGGACGCGGAGAACGATCTTGTCCGGCAAAAACCGCCAGTCTCGCTGGTTGTGCCGCTGCGCGGCGTCGAAAACTTCACACCACTGACACTCTCACGCGCCTTCGAACTCGACTGGCCGGATTACGAGCTATTGTTCTGCATTGCAGACGAATTCGATCCCGTGATCACGGAAGTCCGCAAGGCTGCGGCCGCATTTCCCTCGGTCCCCATGCAATTACTGATCGGTGACGACCGCGTAAGCGCCAATCCGAAGCTGAACAATTGCGTCAAGGGCTGGCGTGCCGCCGGGCACGAATGGGTGATTCTCGCCGATTCAAACGTGCTGATGCCGAAATCCTACATAACCACCATGATGTCGGCCTGGCGCCCCGATAGCGGGCTGGTCTGCTCGCCGCCGCTCGGCTCCCGCCCTGTGGGATTCTGGGCCAATGTGGAATGCGCCTTTCTCAATGGCTCGCAGGGTCGCTGGCAATATGCGGCCGAAGCAATCGGCATCGGTTTCGCACAGGGCAAATCGATGTTGTGGAACAAGCCTTTCCTGGAGGAACGTGGAGGCATTCGTGCGCTGGCCGCCGAAATCGCCGAGGATGCCGCCTCGACGAAGCTGGTGCGAAGCGCCGGCCGCAAGGTGCATCTGGTCTCCGCCCCCTTCGAGCAACCGCTCGGCCAGCGCCATGCTGGCGAAATCTGGTCGCGCCAGACCCGTTGGGCGCGGCTGAGACGCGTGACCTTCCCGCAATATTTCGCACCGGAAATATTGACCGGCGCGCTTCCGCCGCTTCTTTTCGCCCTTGCCGCCGCCGCCATGATGGATGTGAACCTCGCCGCGACCGCCTCTGCCGTCCTCGCCCTCATGTACGGCCCGGAACTGGCGCTCGCAGCCCTCAATGGCTGGCCGGTATCGCTTTATACGCTGCCGGCGATGATCGCCCGCGACATGATCATGCCCGTCGTCTGGACGCGCAGCTGGATCGGCAGCGCGGTCGCCTGGCGCGGCAATGTCATGACGATCGGCACGGCCGAAAGCACTCTTGCCGGGCCTGCGGCGGACTGA
- a CDS encoding D-alanyl-D-alanine carboxypeptidase family protein: protein MADEGQQLLITLAARFDKYERDLTRQQQRSRTGFKQMQTDAEKAGSGIEKAMGSAMKTVGAFGKGLAGGIIGGLAIGGLDSIIGRVGELTKGIANIGSEAKRAGLSNQAFQELSHVANQARIPVDALVDGMKELNLRADEWIVTGGGSAAEAFQRLGYTAADLKKKLADPSALLVEIIGRLQQLDRAAQIRIADELFGGTGGERFVELLSRGADGIRATIKEAHDLGLIMDDELIQRADELDRKFNKIGTTVSTFTKQAVVGLVFAMDDFLDRWNRIEEQSNRNVQRGLTAVYEDLQEAKAVLADLQSQALLDPDDPITGQNIDRQKQKIEELTAEAMRLRDVLDRRNGYSESFVYKTGQDAKGAAPPIADLNAALSGTDSAAAKATENIKSFGDAIRALKQEVPQLAKSLADLDKKAQIDAVYKKALSQAQGQREIALANEMRGKALASVNLKSATDDPASYLSSVLASGKGASHVTGLQVDFQKRLAAMIASMPKELQGSVTVNSGFRSVERQQELWLQALKKYGSPEAARRWVAPPGRSNHNKGLAADLGYGSDAARRWVHENANQYGLSFPLKNENWHVEDSSARSKETAAEIDRLTQAATRQSDAYNQITAGAREYTDAQRTEQQALGMSAQKAASFRYEQELLAEAQRAGIALSPQQRSEIAQLAAGMAAAETSTEALRLKQEQLSEAGNFFGGQMVDALSGLITGTTTWQQALQGILQSLVKVGLQAALLGTGPLAGLFGGSGGSSGGGMGGLLGGLFRALFGFEKGGYTGDGNRQAPAGVVHRGEYVISKRAVERLGVQNLDRMHRGALKGFEAGGYVADTPTLSATPSGGVSASQTQVITINSPVTVNGSSGTPEQNQDLAKRMAKEMEASMRGIVSDELRRQSRPGNWGNSRSR, encoded by the coding sequence ATGGCAGATGAAGGTCAGCAGCTTTTAATCACTTTGGCGGCTCGCTTCGATAAATACGAACGAGACCTGACACGACAGCAACAGCGTTCCCGAACCGGCTTTAAACAGATGCAGACCGACGCCGAAAAGGCCGGTTCCGGCATCGAAAAGGCCATGGGTAGCGCCATGAAGACGGTTGGTGCTTTTGGCAAAGGCTTGGCCGGTGGCATCATCGGCGGCCTTGCCATCGGTGGGCTTGATTCGATCATCGGGCGCGTGGGGGAACTGACAAAGGGCATTGCCAACATCGGCAGCGAAGCCAAGCGTGCCGGTTTGTCTAATCAGGCGTTTCAAGAGCTTTCACACGTTGCCAATCAGGCGCGCATTCCGGTGGATGCCCTTGTCGACGGCATGAAAGAATTGAACCTCCGGGCTGACGAGTGGATCGTCACTGGTGGCGGTTCCGCCGCCGAAGCCTTCCAGCGCCTTGGATATACCGCCGCCGATCTCAAAAAGAAACTTGCCGATCCTTCCGCCCTGCTTGTCGAAATCATCGGGCGATTGCAGCAACTCGACAGGGCGGCGCAAATCCGCATCGCTGACGAACTGTTCGGCGGAACCGGGGGTGAGCGCTTCGTGGAGCTTCTGTCTCGTGGCGCTGACGGCATCCGGGCGACCATAAAAGAGGCGCACGACCTTGGCCTTATCATGGATGACGAACTCATCCAGCGCGCCGATGAACTGGACCGAAAGTTTAACAAGATTGGCACCACCGTCAGCACCTTCACGAAACAGGCGGTTGTGGGCCTTGTTTTCGCGATGGACGATTTTCTCGACAGATGGAATAGGATCGAAGAACAGTCGAACCGCAACGTGCAGCGTGGCCTGACGGCGGTTTACGAAGACCTTCAGGAAGCTAAAGCTGTTCTGGCCGATCTTCAGTCACAGGCATTGCTTGATCCCGATGACCCGATCACCGGCCAGAATATCGACCGGCAGAAACAGAAGATCGAAGAACTGACGGCGGAAGCCATGCGCTTGCGCGACGTGCTGGACAGGCGCAACGGATACTCTGAATCGTTCGTCTACAAGACAGGGCAGGACGCCAAGGGCGCAGCGCCACCGATTGCTGACCTCAATGCTGCTCTCTCCGGCACCGACAGTGCCGCTGCAAAAGCAACGGAAAACATCAAGAGCTTTGGCGATGCGATTCGCGCATTGAAGCAGGAAGTGCCACAACTGGCGAAGTCGCTGGCCGATCTCGATAAGAAGGCCCAGATCGACGCGGTTTACAAAAAAGCCTTGTCGCAGGCGCAGGGACAACGTGAAATCGCCCTTGCCAACGAAATGCGCGGCAAGGCGCTTGCTTCGGTCAACCTGAAATCGGCAACCGACGATCCGGCCAGCTACCTGTCTTCCGTTCTGGCATCTGGCAAGGGTGCATCGCATGTCACCGGCCTGCAGGTGGATTTTCAAAAGCGGCTTGCCGCCATGATCGCGTCCATGCCGAAGGAATTGCAGGGCAGCGTCACGGTCAACTCCGGTTTCCGTTCGGTGGAACGCCAGCAAGAGCTTTGGTTGCAGGCGCTGAAGAAATACGGAAGCCCGGAAGCTGCCCGCCGATGGGTCGCACCTCCCGGTCGCTCAAATCATAACAAAGGCTTGGCTGCCGATCTCGGTTACGGCTCCGACGCCGCCCGCCGATGGGTGCATGAGAACGCCAATCAATACGGCCTGTCCTTTCCGCTCAAAAATGAAAATTGGCACGTTGAGGATAGCTCCGCCCGAAGCAAGGAAACCGCCGCCGAAATCGACCGGCTGACGCAGGCAGCCACGCGCCAGAGCGATGCATATAATCAGATCACCGCAGGTGCACGGGAATACACCGACGCACAGCGCACCGAACAGCAAGCGCTTGGCATGTCCGCTCAGAAAGCGGCATCATTCCGATACGAACAAGAACTGCTTGCCGAAGCGCAGCGGGCAGGCATCGCCCTGTCGCCACAGCAGCGGTCAGAAATCGCTCAGCTTGCGGCGGGAATGGCCGCAGCCGAAACCAGCACCGAAGCCCTGCGATTGAAGCAGGAACAGCTTTCAGAAGCCGGGAATTTCTTTGGTGGGCAAATGGTGGACGCATTGTCCGGTCTCATTACCGGAACGACGACATGGCAGCAGGCGCTTCAAGGCATCTTGCAATCGCTCGTCAAAGTCGGTTTGCAAGCGGCGCTTCTCGGCACCGGACCGCTTGCCGGTCTGTTCGGCGGCTCTGGTGGATCGTCCGGCGGCGGCATGGGCGGGCTTCTCGGCGGCTTGTTCCGCGCCCTCTTCGGCTTCGAAAAGGGCGGATACACTGGCGACGGCAATCGACAGGCACCCGCCGGGGTTGTGCATCGTGGCGAATACGTCATAAGCAAACGGGCAGTGGAGCGGCTTGGCGTCCAAAACCTCGACCGGATGCACCGTGGCGCACTGAAGGGCTTCGAGGCCGGTGGATACGTGGCAGACACGCCGACGCTCTCAGCGACTCCCTCCGGTGGTGTGAGCGCAAGCCAGACGCAGGTGATCACGATCAATTCGCCCGTCACAGTCAACGGTAGCTCTGGCACACCAGAACAGAACCAAGACCTTGCCAAGAGAATGGCCAAGGAAATGGAAGCATCTATGCGCGGTATTGTATCCGACGAACTCCGTAGGCAGTCGAGACCGGGGAATTGGGGAAACTCCCGTAGCCGCTGA
- a CDS encoding terminase large subunit, with translation MASTYPDWVFDNSPIEDPFGYGERAVRFLRMLRHPSSSAPKRTFTLTRWQERIVRRIYGPRTPDGHMIVKSVLLLMPRGNRKTTLAAALALLHTIGPEAVAGGQAIFAAKDSDQAKIAFNEAAGIIREDKRLVRATKIYGSKTGKRLINCDLKKSGLEVLSSDGGKAHGLSPTFILADELHVWKNRELWEALKSSRVKKRPLTIIASTAGAGNENLLYDEYVNACKIATGEKFNPSYLPILFMADPDDAWDDPATWHKANPGLADGFVSIEEFENLVTDARDRPQERFAFAQYNLNIWQGASREPLFDMGIYDEGYDPNFDLAELESLPCYIGVDMSVNGDLTAIVAAWKHGDRRIFTHPWFFVPGDDLKARAVKDAVPYEQWKADGHVITIDGPVIEPEAIEQHIRDLCATYDVREIAFDPYLARKTMQRLHDDGLPAIEMRQAPLTMGPAIGDLERTVNGRMIRHSGHPVLRHHFDSVVASRGDTGLVRMHKHKRTDRIDGAVAAAMAVSRAIQSGNSRSIYDLDPDDFDRLMQAAA, from the coding sequence ATGGCAAGCACCTACCCGGATTGGGTTTTCGATAACAGTCCTATTGAAGACCCGTTCGGTTACGGGGAGCGCGCCGTGCGCTTCCTTCGCATGCTTCGCCATCCGTCCAGCAGCGCGCCCAAACGCACCTTTACTTTGACCCGCTGGCAGGAACGCATCGTTCGGCGCATCTATGGCCCACGCACGCCAGACGGCCACATGATCGTGAAATCGGTTTTGCTTCTCATGCCACGCGGCAACCGCAAGACCACGCTTGCCGCCGCCCTTGCGCTGCTTCACACCATCGGCCCTGAAGCCGTTGCAGGTGGACAGGCCATCTTCGCGGCAAAGGACAGTGATCAAGCGAAGATCGCCTTCAATGAAGCTGCTGGCATCATCCGGGAGGATAAGCGGCTTGTTCGTGCCACGAAGATTTACGGCAGCAAGACCGGCAAGCGTCTGATCAATTGCGACCTGAAAAAGAGCGGCCTTGAAGTGCTGTCTTCAGACGGCGGCAAGGCGCACGGCCTTTCCCCGACCTTCATTCTTGCCGACGAATTGCACGTTTGGAAGAACCGCGAACTCTGGGAAGCATTGAAAAGCTCCCGCGTGAAGAAGCGCCCGTTGACGATCATCGCCAGCACGGCGGGCGCTGGTAACGAGAACCTGCTCTATGATGAGTATGTAAACGCCTGCAAAATCGCGACGGGCGAGAAATTCAATCCGTCATATCTGCCCATCTTGTTCATGGCTGACCCGGACGATGCATGGGACGACCCGGCAACATGGCATAAGGCGAACCCCGGCCTTGCTGACGGTTTCGTGTCCATCGAAGAATTTGAGAACCTTGTCACTGACGCCAGAGACAGGCCGCAAGAGCGGTTCGCTTTCGCGCAATACAACCTGAATATCTGGCAGGGCGCTTCCCGCGAACCGTTGTTCGATATGGGCATCTATGACGAAGGCTATGACCCAAATTTCGATCTGGCCGAACTCGAAAGCCTGCCTTGTTACATTGGCGTGGACATGTCGGTTAATGGCGACCTGACAGCAATTGTTGCCGCTTGGAAGCACGGCGACCGGCGTATCTTCACGCACCCGTGGTTCTTCGTTCCCGGTGATGACCTGAAAGCCAGAGCCGTCAAAGACGCCGTGCCTTACGAGCAATGGAAGGCTGACGGCCACGTCATCACGATTGACGGCCCGGTGATCGAACCGGAAGCCATTGAACAGCATATTCGCGACCTTTGCGCCACCTATGACGTGCGCGAAATCGCCTTTGATCCGTATCTTGCCCGCAAGACCATGCAGCGCCTTCACGATGACGGCTTGCCAGCTATCGAAATGCGACAGGCACCGCTCACCATGGGACCGGCGATTGGCGATCTTGAGCGCACCGTCAACGGGCGCATGATCCGTCACAGCGGCCATCCGGTTCTTCGCCATCATTTCGATAGCGTTGTCGCCAGCCGTGGCGATACCGGCCTTGTGCGCATGCACAAACACAAACGCACAGATCGCATTGACGGCGCTGTTGCCGCCGCCATGGCGGTGTCCCGTGCCATCCAGAGCGGCAACAGCCGGTCGATTTATGACCTCGATCCCGATGATTTTGACCGGCTGATGCAGGCCGCAGCATAG
- a CDS encoding P27 family phage terminase small subunit, which yields MSVHNRGVKPAIQRDGTAITKMPAPPKRLSPHAKAEWRRVFPVLIKRGVVTTGDLAGIESYCTAVGFVAQITEQMAGLAVPDMKLGGLQIRYMQTARQFAAEYGLMPASRSRIGDAGPADDDDDNPLAVV from the coding sequence ATGAGCGTCCACAATCGCGGCGTCAAACCAGCTATCCAGCGCGACGGCACTGCAATTACTAAAATGCCAGCGCCGCCAAAACGCCTGTCACCGCACGCGAAAGCCGAATGGCGGCGCGTGTTCCCGGTGCTGATCAAACGTGGTGTTGTCACGACCGGCGATCTCGCCGGTATCGAAAGCTATTGCACGGCAGTCGGCTTCGTCGCCCAGATCACAGAACAGATGGCCGGTTTGGCCGTTCCCGACATGAAGCTTGGCGGTTTGCAAATCCGTTACATGCAGACGGCCCGCCAGTTTGCCGCCGAATATGGTTTGATGCCCGCCAGCCGTTCGCGCATCGGTGATGCTGGCCCCGCGGACGATGACGACGACAACCCCTTGGCGGTGGTGTAA
- a CDS encoding phage head closure protein has product MINAGKMDRRITIERQTETVKPSGDVVKAWAIVAVVWAEIIQQSATEFFTGFGEAETGSIILRIRYMPGITTADRVSYNGNGYSLKEIKEIGRYEALELRGEVLK; this is encoded by the coding sequence ATGATCAACGCCGGGAAAATGGATCGGCGCATCACCATCGAACGCCAGACCGAAACCGTCAAACCTTCCGGCGACGTGGTGAAGGCGTGGGCAATCGTCGCCGTTGTCTGGGCCGAAATCATCCAGCAGTCGGCTACGGAATTTTTCACAGGCTTTGGTGAAGCGGAAACCGGCAGCATCATTCTCCGCATCCGCTATATGCCGGGTATCACCACGGCAGATCGCGTTTCCTATAACGGCAACGGATACAGCCTGAAGGAAATCAAGGAAATCGGTCGTTACGAAGCCCTTGAGCTTCGCGGTGAGGTGCTGAAATGA
- a CDS encoding DUF3168 domain-containing protein — translation MSIEPVLTLQTAIRNRLINKPEVAALVPPTHIRAGSTRPDKTPCVVIADGNTELHGNDYRAQTAAWVYLDLHVWTLDAGQDAAKEIAAAVNDALSKYNLSAEMESAGAYCDHFKVATIRHPRDPDPQYGHSILSVEALIRWLK, via the coding sequence ATGAGCATCGAACCCGTTCTCACCCTTCAAACGGCCATCCGCAACCGGCTGATCAACAAACCGGAAGTTGCCGCCCTTGTGCCGCCGACCCATATCCGGGCGGGCAGCACGCGCCCGGACAAGACACCGTGCGTTGTGATCGCAGACGGCAACACCGAATTGCATGGCAACGACTATCGTGCCCAGACTGCCGCGTGGGTGTATCTCGACCTGCATGTTTGGACGCTGGACGCCGGGCAGGATGCTGCCAAAGAGATCGCCGCCGCCGTCAATGATGCCCTTTCCAAATACAATCTGTCTGCCGAAATGGAGAGCGCAGGAGCCTATTGCGATCATTTCAAGGTCGCGACGATCCGGCACCCACGCGACCCCGATCCTCAATACGGCCATTCCATCTTGTCGGTCGAAGCTCTGATCCGATGGCTCAAATGA
- a CDS encoding HK97-gp10 family putative phage morphogenesis protein: MKAFDRLKKAPRDAVLKALATSAESIASTQRALAPEDTGALKDSITVTLPGQSTPPYSQPGGNRVAGPSEVIITVGDSDTRYPHLVEYGTSKADAQPFFWPGFRLQRKRAQQRIDRAGRKAIRDAWKGTTST, translated from the coding sequence ATGAAAGCATTTGACCGGTTGAAAAAAGCCCCGCGTGATGCCGTGCTTAAAGCGCTGGCGACCTCCGCAGAGTCGATTGCATCCACACAGCGCGCCCTTGCGCCGGAAGATACAGGCGCACTGAAGGACTCCATCACCGTCACGCTGCCCGGCCAGTCCACCCCGCCATATAGCCAGCCCGGCGGCAACCGTGTCGCTGGTCCTTCCGAAGTCATCATCACCGTGGGCGACAGCGATACACGCTATCCGCATCTGGTCGAATACGGGACCAGTAAAGCCGATGCGCAGCCCTTCTTTTGGCCGGGCTTCCGGCTTCAGCGCAAGCGCGCACAGCAACGTATCGACCGGGCAGGCCGAAAGGCGATCCGGGACGCATGGAAAGGCACGACCAGCACATGA
- a CDS encoding head-tail connector protein translates to MIVSPDLAKQYLRIDHSEEDALIMLLIEAACEYVANYIGRSLDDLDPVPSDLKVAILKLVAFHYEMRGLATFGISSQIAPQTITQTLDSYRLEWFHDGE, encoded by the coding sequence ATGATCGTTTCACCTGATCTCGCAAAGCAATATCTGCGTATTGATCACAGCGAGGAAGACGCTTTGATCATGCTTCTCATCGAAGCGGCCTGTGAGTATGTCGCGAACTACATCGGCAGATCGCTTGATGACCTCGACCCGGTTCCGTCTGATCTGAAAGTCGCAATCCTGAAGCTGGTCGCGTTTCATTATGAAATGCGCGGCCTCGCGACGTTCGGGATTTCCAGCCAGATAGCGCCGCAGACCATCACCCAGACGCTCGATAGCTATCGCTTGGAGTGGTTCCACGATGGCGAATGA
- a CDS encoding HNH endonuclease translates to MSKPPRFCTCGAIVPHGQLCQCQEKAKRERNARHDARRPSAALRGYNHEWRKARGEYLRAHPSCRMCGNLATVVDHIIPHRGDKRLFWYRGNWQSLCTPCHSSTKQRQERAL, encoded by the coding sequence ATGAGCAAGCCGCCCCGTTTCTGCACATGTGGTGCAATCGTTCCCCACGGCCAGCTTTGCCAGTGCCAGGAGAAGGCCAAGCGCGAACGCAATGCCCGCCATGATGCCCGCCGTCCATCAGCAGCCCTTCGCGGCTATAACCATGAGTGGCGTAAAGCCCGTGGTGAGTATCTGCGTGCACACCCATCTTGCCGGATGTGCGGAAACCTTGCCACGGTTGTCGATCACATCATTCCCCATCGCGGCGACAAGCGCCTGTTCTGGTATCGCGGTAACTGGCAATCCCTTTGCACGCCTTGCCATAGCTCCACCAAACAGCGGCAGGAGCGCGCACTATGA